The Candidatus Omnitrophota bacterium genome window below encodes:
- a CDS encoding phosphoglucomutase/phosphomannomutase family protein: MKKGKVSKKNIKKVAKKLSPKGIKGKGAIAQIPIGEIKFGTDGWRAVISDTFTFKNVAIVAQAIAEWVNRHLKKKDGIDNKRVAVGFDTRFLSDRYAQTVACVLAANGIEVFLSDSAIPTPALSLGVIQNKCVAGVMITASHNPGQFNGIKIKTGNGGAATTDITNLLEEYLYKTEVKKVDLDQAKKDKTIIIHNFKVNYINFLRGYIDLKKIKNSNFKVLVDAMHGSGNGLMREILKGTKIRLSIMREDVNPIFDGGKPEPVVEYLGGIMKRVKDEKFDLGLVLDGDADRIAAVASGGEFIHPQKILGLLILHLAKNRGKTGGVVKTICGTMMIDKIAQKLGLKLYETPVGFKYISDLMISENILAGGEEAGGMGLPDYIPERDGTLAGLLLLEMMVYLKKNIKKIAQEMEKEFGKYTYERSDLKLGKEPFDFDRMKKIKNLLGRRVVDVKDFDGVKLVCDDESWLMFRPSGTEPLVRAYSEAKSASRALKLIKFGEALLKKK, from the coding sequence AGGTATAAAGGGAAAAGGGGCTATCGCTCAAATTCCGATCGGCGAAATTAAATTTGGTACCGACGGTTGGAGAGCGGTCATATCAGATACATTTACTTTTAAAAATGTGGCGATTGTGGCGCAAGCCATTGCCGAATGGGTTAACCGTCATTTAAAAAAGAAAGACGGAATAGATAATAAACGTGTTGCTGTAGGTTTTGATACGCGGTTTTTATCCGATCGTTATGCGCAGACGGTGGCGTGCGTTTTAGCGGCTAACGGTATTGAAGTTTTTCTTTCCGATTCCGCTATTCCTACGCCGGCATTGAGTTTAGGCGTTATTCAGAATAAATGCGTCGCGGGAGTTATGATTACGGCTAGCCATAATCCCGGCCAATTTAACGGTATTAAGATCAAAACAGGCAATGGTGGCGCAGCGACAACTGATATTACTAATCTATTAGAGGAATACCTCTATAAAACGGAAGTTAAAAAAGTTGACCTTGATCAAGCCAAGAAAGATAAAACGATCATCATCCATAACTTTAAGGTCAATTACATTAACTTTTTGCGCGGTTATATCGATTTAAAGAAAATTAAGAATTCAAATTTCAAAGTTTTGGTGGACGCTATGCATGGCAGCGGCAATGGCCTGATGAGGGAAATCTTAAAAGGCACCAAGATCCGCTTGTCGATCATGCGCGAAGACGTCAACCCTATTTTTGACGGAGGTAAACCGGAACCTGTTGTGGAATATTTAGGCGGGATCATGAAGCGTGTCAAAGATGAGAAGTTTGACCTAGGGCTGGTTTTAGACGGCGACGCGGATAGAATTGCGGCGGTTGCCTCAGGCGGAGAATTTATTCATCCGCAAAAGATCCTTGGCTTGCTTATTTTACATTTAGCGAAAAACCGCGGGAAAACCGGTGGTGTCGTAAAAACGATTTGCGGGACCATGATGATCGACAAGATCGCCCAGAAGCTAGGGCTCAAGCTTTATGAAACTCCCGTTGGATTTAAATATATTTCTGATCTGATGATCAGCGAGAATATCCTCGCCGGCGGTGAAGAAGCCGGCGGTATGGGTTTGCCGGATTATATCCCGGAACGAGACGGGACCCTTGCCGGACTTCTCTTATTAGAGATGATGGTTTACTTAAAGAAAAATATTAAGAAAATTGCCCAGGAAATGGAAAAAGAGTTCGGCAAGTATACGTATGAGCGCTCAGACTTGAAATTAGGCAAGGAGCCGTTTGATTTTGACCGGATGAAGAAAATAAAAAATCTTCTCGGGCGCCGCGTTGTTGACGTTAAGGATTTCGACGGTGTTAAGCTTGTTTGTGATGACGAAAGCTGGTTGATGTTCCGTCCTTCCGGGACAGAACCTTTAGTGCGAGCGTATTCAGAAGCTAAATCGGCATCACGGGCTCTTAAGTTGATAAAATTTGGCGAAGCGCTTTTAAAGAAAAAATAG
- a CDS encoding lysophospholipid acyltransferase family protein — MFYSIAHIIFAIISKIFFPIKVSGLENIPSQGSFIFASNHLSNLDPMILGLASGRRLNYMAKQSLFENKFFARVLNWVGAFPVKRESMDIGAVKEAIARLKAGGGLVIFPEGTRKALQKADEVLPGVGFLAVKSGAKVIPVFIKGSDVVLPPRAKALKRAAVDVVFGKSVHYSSKEPYENIASRIMEQIQEISTAV, encoded by the coding sequence ATGTTTTATAGCATTGCGCACATTATTTTTGCGATCATCAGCAAAATTTTCTTTCCGATCAAAGTAAGCGGCCTTGAAAATATCCCTTCTCAGGGAAGTTTTATTTTTGCCAGTAATCATTTAAGCAATTTAGATCCGATGATCCTTGGACTGGCCAGCGGGCGGCGGCTAAACTACATGGCTAAGCAGTCGCTTTTTGAAAATAAGTTTTTTGCCCGTGTTTTGAATTGGGTAGGAGCCTTTCCGGTCAAGCGCGAATCGATGGACATTGGCGCGGTCAAAGAAGCGATCGCGAGATTAAAGGCTGGCGGAGGTTTGGTTATATTTCCGGAGGGAACGCGCAAGGCACTGCAAAAAGCCGATGAAGTTTTGCCCGGCGTTGGTTTTCTGGCGGTTAAAAGCGGAGCTAAGGTTATTCCTGTTTTTATCAAGGGATCAGATGTTGTTCTTCCTCCGAGGGCGAAAGCCTTGAAACGCGCAGCTGTTGATGTTGTTTTCGGCAAGAGTGTTCATTATTCTTCCAAAGAACCCTACGAAAATATTGCCAGCCGCATCATGGAACAAATCCAAGAAATTTCTACGGCAGTGTAA
- the rpsA gene encoding 30S ribosomal protein S1: MTQDRNAIMEQMYSSTLKNIREGEIVKGNIIQITEKEVVVDIGFKSEGFVPLEEFRDRSELTLGQEIDVLIETIEDEDGRTVLSRQKVERMRGWQKIANDIHEGDLVEGRVVKLVKGGYIVDVEGVDAFLPMSLSSFKGVANDEIMANKYKFQVAKMNAQRRNLILSRRDVVQKEREMAKAKLWDKLEKGQRRVGTVKGITDFGAFIDLGGVDGLLHITDMSWSRVNHPSEVVALGDKIEVLILDFDRENSKVSLGLKQIISNPWTDIDAKYPINSKVKGKIVNIMPYGVFVEIEKGIEGLLHSSEISWQKKMVNPQELFAIGDTVEVQIINIDKDSKRISLSTKQLESNPWLEAEKKFPVGAKTEGKVRGFTDYGAFIELSANLEGMIHVSDMSWTRRINHPQEILKKGQSVEVQVLAVDGENRKITLGLKQLSANPWAELAQKYPVGFESDAEVVANSNFGVFVKLDQDVEALIYSSEIDKTMAAALKAGDKVRVKIIKVDVEQMKIGVSAKLS, from the coding sequence ATGACACAAGATAGAAACGCAATCATGGAACAGATGTATTCGAGTACTCTTAAGAACATTCGCGAGGGCGAAATTGTTAAGGGGAATATTATTCAGATCACCGAAAAGGAAGTTGTCGTTGATATCGGTTTCAAATCTGAAGGCTTTGTTCCCTTAGAGGAATTTCGCGATAGAAGCGAATTGACTTTAGGGCAAGAAATTGATGTTTTAATTGAGACCATTGAAGATGAAGACGGCCGCACGGTTCTTTCCCGCCAAAAAGTAGAGCGGATGCGCGGTTGGCAGAAAATTGCAAATGATATTCATGAAGGTGACTTGGTCGAAGGCCGCGTTGTTAAATTAGTGAAGGGCGGTTATATTGTTGATGTTGAAGGCGTAGACGCTTTCCTCCCAATGTCTTTATCATCGTTTAAAGGTGTCGCCAACGATGAGATCATGGCGAACAAATATAAATTTCAAGTTGCTAAAATGAACGCGCAAAGGCGCAACCTTATTCTTTCGCGGCGCGATGTTGTTCAAAAAGAACGCGAAATGGCCAAGGCCAAGCTTTGGGATAAGCTCGAAAAAGGGCAAAGACGCGTTGGAACAGTTAAGGGGATCACAGATTTTGGTGCTTTTATTGATTTAGGCGGTGTGGACGGATTGCTTCATATTACCGATATGAGCTGGTCACGCGTTAATCATCCGTCGGAAGTTGTGGCTTTAGGTGATAAAATTGAAGTGCTTATTTTGGATTTCGATCGAGAAAACTCTAAAGTTTCCTTAGGGCTAAAACAGATCATCTCTAATCCTTGGACCGATATTGATGCGAAATATCCGATCAATTCTAAGGTGAAGGGGAAGATTGTCAACATTATGCCTTATGGTGTTTTTGTTGAAATTGAAAAGGGTATCGAAGGGCTTCTTCACTCCTCAGAGATTTCCTGGCAGAAGAAAATGGTCAATCCGCAAGAACTTTTTGCCATTGGCGATACCGTTGAAGTTCAAATTATCAATATTGATAAAGATTCTAAGAGAATTTCGCTCAGCACAAAGCAGCTTGAATCCAATCCTTGGTTAGAGGCGGAGAAGAAGTTTCCCGTTGGCGCAAAGACCGAAGGAAAGGTAAGGGGCTTTACGGATTATGGCGCGTTCATTGAACTGAGCGCTAATCTTGAAGGTATGATCCATGTTTCCGATATGTCCTGGACAAGACGGATCAATCATCCGCAAGAGATCTTAAAGAAGGGCCAGTCCGTTGAGGTTCAGGTTTTGGCTGTTGACGGAGAAAATCGCAAGATCACTTTAGGCCTTAAGCAGTTGTCGGCCAATCCTTGGGCCGAATTAGCGCAAAAATATCCCGTTGGTTTTGAATCTGACGCTGAGGTTGTTGCCAATTCAAATTTTGGCGTCTTTGTGAAATTAGATCAAGATGTCGAGGCTTTGATCTATTCATCCGAAATTGACAAAACAATGGCAGCTGCCTTAAAAGCCGGTGATAAAGTTCGTGTAAAGATCATTAAAGTTGACGTCGAGCAGATGAAAATCGGCGTTAGCGCTAAGCTCTCCTAA
- the tyrS gene encoding tyrosine--tRNA ligase: MSQDDLIRKISRGTTEIINVEGLEKKLKDSARNKKSLSIKAGFDPTAPDLHLGHVVLLKKLRQFQELGHTVFFLIGDFTAQIGDPSGKDQMRPKMNARQITQNAATYRKQVFKVLDEKKTKVVFNSRWLSKLKAQDILELAARSTVAQMLARNDFKNRFDQKKEISILEFIYPLLQGYDSVHLKSDVELGGSDQKFNLLMGRQLQESFKQDPQVVIMTPLLEGTDGVNKMSKSLGNYIGINEPAQEMFGKLMSISDELMYRYYELLTDFDLNIVKTLHPKEAKLKLAGKIVEDFHGATCAREAHRQFEETFSKGNVPDDISEYRLKPDGSETVADILVQAKLAASRNEVRRLLQQGAIHLDGVKITDEQSKPKQGILKVGKRRFLKLT; this comes from the coding sequence ATGTCCCAAGACGATCTTATCCGGAAGATATCTCGCGGAACAACGGAAATCATTAACGTCGAGGGCTTAGAAAAGAAACTTAAAGACAGCGCTCGAAATAAGAAATCCCTCTCTATTAAAGCTGGATTTGATCCTACCGCGCCCGATCTTCACCTCGGGCATGTTGTCCTCTTAAAGAAATTAAGACAGTTTCAAGAGCTTGGTCACACGGTTTTCTTTCTGATAGGGGATTTTACCGCTCAGATCGGAGATCCATCGGGTAAAGACCAGATGCGCCCTAAAATGAATGCGCGTCAGATCACGCAAAATGCCGCCACCTATCGAAAGCAAGTTTTTAAAGTCCTAGATGAGAAAAAAACAAAGGTTGTTTTTAATAGCCGCTGGCTATCCAAATTAAAAGCCCAAGATATCTTAGAATTAGCGGCTCGTTCAACGGTCGCTCAAATGCTTGCCCGCAATGATTTCAAAAATCGATTTGACCAAAAAAAAGAGATCAGCATCTTAGAATTTATTTATCCGCTTTTGCAAGGTTACGATTCGGTTCATCTTAAATCGGACGTGGAATTAGGCGGATCAGACCAGAAGTTTAACCTTTTGATGGGCCGGCAATTACAAGAGTCGTTTAAGCAAGATCCTCAGGTCGTCATCATGACGCCGCTTCTCGAGGGAACAGACGGTGTTAATAAGATGAGCAAATCACTGGGAAATTATATTGGTATTAACGAACCTGCCCAAGAGATGTTCGGAAAGTTAATGTCGATCAGCGATGAATTGATGTACCGCTATTATGAATTATTGACAGATTTTGATTTAAACATAGTAAAGACACTTCATCCTAAAGAAGCAAAATTAAAACTCGCCGGAAAAATCGTTGAAGATTTTCATGGGGCAACTTGTGCCCGTGAAGCACATCGGCAGTTCGAGGAAACTTTTAGCAAGGGAAATGTTCCGGATGATATTAGTGAGTATCGCTTAAAGCCAGATGGAAGCGAAACCGTTGCTGATATTTTAGTGCAAGCGAAGTTAGCCGCATCACGAAATGAAGTGCGCCGGCTTTTGCAGCAGGGAGCTATCCATCTGGACGGAGTTAAAATTACAGATGAACAAAGCAAGCCAAAGCAGGGAATTTTAAAAGTCGGCAAGCGCCGTTTCCTTAAGTTGACCTAA
- the rpmG gene encoding 50S ribosomal protein L33, which yields MRENIQFECTECRRINYTSTKDKKKTPDRLELKKYCRFCRKHTNHKELKK from the coding sequence ATGCGCGAAAATATACAGTTTGAATGTACCGAATGCCGTCGGATAAATTATACGAGCACGAAAGACAAGAAAAAAACTCCAGATCGCTTGGAATTGAAAAAGTATTGTCGTTTCTGCCGCAAGCACACAAATCATAAAGAATTAAAAAAATAA
- the secE gene encoding preprotein translocase subunit SecE, with product MIGKIKKFFSEVVVELKKVSWSTRQEVLDATWLILASSAILGVFIASIDFLLARFVALFIR from the coding sequence ATGATTGGCAAAATAAAAAAATTCTTTTCTGAAGTTGTTGTCGAATTAAAAAAGGTTTCTTGGTCTACGCGCCAGGAAGTTCTAGACGCTACTTGGTTAATTTTAGCAAGCTCGGCGATTTTGGGCGTCTTTATCGCCAGCATTGATTTTCTCTTGGCGCGGTTTGTAGCGCTCTTTATCAGGTAA
- the nusG gene encoding transcription termination/antitermination protein NusG, with translation MKWYVVHTQTGSEEKVRAGLASRIATTALKEYVGEVVVPTEQVSEIRSGKKRISARKFFPGYILLKMEMNKESWYLIKSTPGITGFIGSGNKPTALSDDEVQNILKRTHDTESKPSPKIVFEINEPVRIAQGPFANFNGTVIEVYPDRGKLKVSVSIFGRATLVELEYWQVEKI, from the coding sequence ATGAAGTGGTACGTTGTCCATACGCAAACAGGTTCGGAAGAAAAAGTGAGGGCGGGTTTAGCCAGCAGGATAGCGACCACGGCGCTCAAGGAGTATGTCGGCGAGGTTGTTGTCCCGACCGAACAAGTTTCCGAAATTCGAAGCGGTAAAAAACGTATCTCTGCAAGAAAATTCTTTCCGGGCTATATTCTGCTCAAGATGGAAATGAACAAAGAGAGTTGGTATCTGATCAAGAGCACACCGGGAATTACCGGTTTTATCGGCTCGGGAAATAAGCCAACGGCTCTTTCCGATGACGAAGTTCAAAATATTTTAAAACGTACGCATGATACAGAATCAAAGCCAAGCCCGAAAATCGTTTTTGAGATCAATGAGCCCGTGCGGATCGCTCAAGGCCCGTTCGCTAATTTTAACGGAACGGTCATTGAAGTTTATCCGGATCGGGGAAAATTAAAGGTCAGTGTTTCGATATTCGGACGGGCAACGCTCGTTGAATTAGAATACTGGCAAGTCGAGAAAATCTAA
- the rplK gene encoding 50S ribosomal protein L11 — protein sequence MAKEAVAQIKLYVPAGQANPAPPVGPALGQHGVNIMMFCKQFNEKTKGREGLILPAVITVYKDKSFDFIIKTPPTSVLIKRAANLAKASGTAGKEKIGSLTVKQIEEIAKQKIEDLNTGNMQQAIRTVKGTARSMGIEVKE from the coding sequence ATGGCTAAAGAAGCAGTCGCACAGATCAAGCTTTATGTTCCCGCCGGGCAAGCAAATCCGGCGCCGCCTGTCGGCCCCGCATTAGGCCAGCACGGCGTTAACATTATGATGTTTTGTAAGCAATTTAACGAAAAGACAAAAGGCCGTGAAGGATTGATCTTGCCGGCTGTTATTACGGTTTATAAAGATAAGTCATTTGATTTTATCATTAAAACACCGCCGACGTCGGTCCTTATCAAGCGTGCCGCGAACCTAGCCAAGGCTTCTGGAACCGCTGGAAAAGAAAAGATCGGATCGTTGACGGTTAAGCAGATCGAAGAGATCGCAAAGCAAAAAATAGAAGATTTAAACACGGGAAATATGCAACAGGCTATCCGCACTGTTAAGGGAACTGCCAGAAGCATGGGTATTGAGGTCAAAGAATAA
- the rplA gene encoding 50S ribosomal protein L1 translates to MVKLSKRMKEAEKLITEGTTAPLKEAVALLLKSPKVKFDETIELHFNLNIDVKNTDQNVRGTVVLPHGTGKTIRIAVICKGAPAQKAKELGADHVGAEELIEKISKGFLDFDCMIAAPDMMRELSKLGKILGPRGLMPSPKAGTVTLDVERAIKEVKAGKVEFKADKQAGIHIGIGKRSFAELKLTENANCVIEAITHMKPASVKGNFIKSLYLASTMGPGVRIAL, encoded by the coding sequence ATGGTTAAACTCAGCAAACGTATGAAAGAAGCAGAAAAGCTTATTACGGAAGGAACCACCGCTCCTCTTAAAGAAGCCGTTGCCCTTCTCTTGAAATCTCCGAAAGTTAAATTTGACGAAACGATCGAGCTTCATTTTAATTTAAATATCGATGTGAAAAATACCGATCAAAACGTGCGCGGAACAGTTGTTTTGCCTCACGGAACAGGAAAAACTATTCGCATTGCTGTTATCTGCAAAGGCGCCCCGGCGCAAAAAGCCAAGGAATTAGGCGCGGATCACGTCGGTGCTGAAGAACTTATCGAGAAGATCTCCAAAGGATTTTTAGATTTTGATTGTATGATCGCCGCTCCGGATATGATGCGTGAGTTAAGTAAATTAGGAAAAATTTTAGGACCTCGCGGACTTATGCCAAGCCCAAAAGCCGGGACAGTGACGCTTGACGTTGAACGAGCTATCAAGGAAGTCAAGGCGGGTAAAGTTGAGTTTAAGGCTGATAAGCAAGCCGGAATTCATATCGGAATCGGAAAAAGGTCCTTTGCCGAATTAAAACTTACCGAAAATGCCAACTGTGTCATCGAAGCCATTACCCACATGAAACCTGCCAGTGTTAAGGGAAATTTCATAAAAAGTCTTTATCTCGCCTCAACCATGGGGCCTGGAGTTAGGATCGCGCTATGA
- the rplJ gene encoding 50S ribosomal protein L10 produces the protein MSIVADKKVGKLFRETMAGLIKEGLEKRSSTFVVNYSRVSSSKMDDFRKNLHRVGADLYVSRNSIARRALKELKFDTLADKLDGQTAFIWSDADSVEVSKALVKFSKSCEGILLRGGLLEGKMLGQDDVKRLSDLPSRIVLLTMVASTLQAPLNRLAGALTGKTRDLLYLLKQISEQKGGK, from the coding sequence ATGAGCATCGTTGCGGATAAAAAAGTCGGAAAATTATTCCGAGAAACGATGGCCGGCCTTATTAAGGAAGGCTTAGAAAAGAGATCAAGCACTTTCGTTGTCAATTATTCCCGCGTTTCCAGTTCTAAGATGGATGATTTTCGTAAAAATCTTCACCGGGTCGGGGCTGATCTCTATGTTTCGCGAAACAGCATTGCCCGCCGCGCGCTCAAAGAACTTAAATTTGATACATTAGCCGACAAGCTCGACGGACAAACAGCGTTTATTTGGAGCGATGCTGATTCCGTCGAAGTTTCCAAGGCTTTAGTGAAATTCTCAAAAAGCTGTGAAGGGATTTTGCTTCGCGGCGGCTTACTTGAAGGAAAAATGCTTGGGCAAGATGATGTTAAGAGATTATCTGATTTGCCTTCGCGGATCGTTTTGTTGACGATGGTTGCTTCAACACTGCAAGCGCCGTTAAACAGATTAGCAGGTGCTTTAACCGGGAAAACAAGAGACTTATTGTATTTATTGAAACAAATCAGCGAACAAAAGGGAGGTAAGTAA
- the rplL gene encoding 50S ribosomal protein L7/L12: MSSPKLDEVIKTIEGLTVLELSELVKGLEDKFGIKAAAPMMAGPMMGAPAAGAAAPVEEKTTFDVVLKAAGSNKIGVIKEVRAATNLGLKEAKDLVEAAPKTVKEGATKEEAQELQKKLTEAGATVELK; encoded by the coding sequence ATGTCCTCACCAAAATTGGATGAAGTCATTAAGACGATCGAGGGCTTAACCGTCCTGGAGCTTTCCGAGCTCGTCAAGGGTTTGGAAGATAAGTTTGGCATTAAAGCCGCCGCTCCGATGATGGCCGGTCCTATGATGGGTGCTCCTGCTGCTGGTGCTGCTGCTCCTGTTGAAGAAAAAACAACATTTGATGTTGTTTTGAAAGCAGCCGGAAGCAACAAGATCGGTGTTATCAAAGAAGTTAGAGCCGCGACAAACTTAGGCTTAAAAGAAGCCAAAGACTTAGTTGAGGCTGCACCGAAGACCGTCAAGGAAGGCGCTACCAAAGAAGAGGCTCAAGAGCTTCAAAAGAAGTTGACCGAAGCTGGCGCAACCGTCGAGCTCAAGTAA